A region of Ignatzschineria larvae DSM 13226 DNA encodes the following proteins:
- a CDS encoding phosphatidylglycerophosphatase A family protein — MTPKITIKTPWQFFASGFGSGMSPVAPGTMGTLAAIPFWYIFATILPTWGYIGMLIITALIGIVICQKASDELGVHDHGGIVWDEFVGLWLTMLFAPVSWTAIILGFLIFRFFDVLKPWPIKVIDAQVGGGLGIMLDDILAGIFSLITLQVILHWIIPLF; from the coding sequence ATGACTCCAAAAATTACAATTAAAACCCCTTGGCAATTTTTTGCCTCTGGCTTTGGCTCCGGTATGTCTCCTGTTGCGCCGGGCACTATGGGGACGTTAGCAGCAATTCCTTTCTGGTATATTTTTGCAACGATTCTCCCCACTTGGGGCTATATCGGGATGCTGATTATCACAGCGCTAATAGGAATTGTCATTTGCCAAAAAGCAAGCGATGAACTCGGCGTCCATGATCACGGCGGTATTGTGTGGGATGAATTTGTTGGATTATGGCTCACCATGCTTTTTGCGCCGGTCAGTTGGACAGCGATCATCTTAGGTTTTCTTATCTTTCGATTTTTTGATGTATTAAAACCGTGGCCTATTAAAGTGATTGATGCACAAGTGGGTGGCGGTTTAGGGATCATGCTTGATGATATTTTAGCAGGTATTTTCTCGCTAATAACACTCCAAGTGATTCTTCATTGGATCATTCCGCTCTTCTAA
- the orn gene encoding oligoribonuclease, producing MQNRENLLWIDLEMTGLDEEIHHIIEIASIVTDKDLNILAEGPSIAIYQPESILALMDEWCQNTHGASGLTARIRESKTSVEMAMNATIEFANQWIPAGSTPLCGNSIGTDRRFLKKYMPALDQFCHYRNIDVSSFKEVIKRWYPEGKSYEKRNTHIALDDIRESIAELQFIRTHYFK from the coding sequence ATGCAAAATAGAGAGAATCTTTTGTGGATTGACTTAGAAATGACTGGCTTAGATGAAGAAATTCATCATATTATTGAAATTGCCTCTATTGTAACGGATAAAGATCTTAACATTTTAGCCGAAGGCCCTAGCATTGCGATCTATCAACCCGAATCGATTTTAGCGCTTATGGATGAATGGTGCCAAAACACCCATGGTGCATCAGGATTAACGGCCCGCATTCGTGAAAGTAAAACATCTGTCGAGATGGCAATGAACGCCACCATTGAATTTGCTAATCAATGGATTCCAGCAGGTTCTACCCCTCTCTGTGGCAATAGCATCGGCACTGACCGCCGTTTTCTCAAAAAATATATGCCGGCATTAGATCAATTCTGCCATTATCGCAATATCGATGTAAGTTCTTTCAAAGAGGTGATTAAACGGTGGTATCCCGAAGGAAAAAGCTATGAAAAACGTAATACCCATATTGCCTTAGATGATATTCGCGAATCGATCGCAGAATTACAATTTATTAGAACCCACTACTTTAAGTAG
- a CDS encoding MetQ/NlpA family ABC transporter substrate-binding protein: protein MKRLFPLLILLFSSFFFLTACTPKNDDKTVVMGVSPGPYDELFDAAILPILEKEGYKIEHVNFSALLEANIAMTENAVDAVVSQHAGFMKVFNDQRGSDLIAIQKIPTVPAGIFSNKFNKLDQIQNGMTILIPQDASNAARAYGLLQKVGWITLKPNTDLMRASKNDIVTNPYNLNIKEMDSSLIPRVLDDADFAVIPGSIVWLGKLDPSRVLAQETLLDDLYLQVVIRAENRDKPWAKAIIDAYNSDDFKNYMKQNNQNNYWILPPALR from the coding sequence ATGAAACGTTTATTTCCTTTACTAATACTACTATTCTCTAGCTTCTTTTTTTTGACCGCCTGCACCCCTAAAAATGATGATAAAACCGTCGTTATGGGGGTTTCACCTGGCCCTTATGATGAATTATTTGATGCTGCTATTTTGCCGATATTAGAAAAAGAAGGTTATAAAATTGAGCATGTTAATTTCTCAGCATTACTCGAAGCGAACATTGCGATGACAGAGAATGCTGTGGATGCGGTTGTTTCACAACATGCTGGATTTATGAAAGTATTTAATGATCAAAGAGGCAGTGACCTTATTGCGATTCAGAAAATACCAACAGTTCCAGCAGGAATCTTTTCAAATAAATTCAACAAACTCGATCAAATCCAAAATGGTATGACCATTTTAATTCCTCAAGATGCCTCTAATGCTGCAAGGGCTTATGGTTTATTGCAAAAAGTAGGTTGGATTACCCTAAAGCCCAATACAGATCTAATGCGTGCTTCTAAAAATGATATTGTGACTAATCCTTACAATCTCAATATCAAAGAGATGGATTCAAGCCTTATTCCTCGAGTATTAGATGATGCCGATTTTGCAGTGATTCCAGGCAGTATTGTTTGGTTAGGTAAACTTGATCCAAGCAGAGTATTAGCACAAGAAACCCTTTTAGATGATCTCTATTTACAAGTGGTCATTCGTGCTGAAAATCGTGATAAACCATGGGCTAAAGCGATTATTGATGCTTATAATTCTGATGATTTTAAAAACTATATGAAACAAAACAATCAAAATAACTATTGGATTCTTCCCCCAGCATTGCGTTAA